The genomic DNA CAAAATATTGAAATTCTTCTTTGTTGGGCAATTTGAGCAGTATGCCTTCCACCATTAAAATCAGGGGACTGGTGAAGTCAGCAGCAATATTACCGGGTTTATTGACGAATCTAATGCGGTAGTTAGAGTCAAAGAATAATGGTGGTTTGGGACGACCTTTATACTCCGTCACAACATCGGCTACTAACCGCTTTTTTCCATCTGGTAGAGTAACTGTTACTGTCTCTTCAAATATGTCAGAGCTGTCCCAAAATTGGGCCATTAAGTCTTGTTTACTAAAAAATATGTTGAGCCGATTAATTATTTCAGCTTTATCATCGGTGGGCGGCAAAAAGTAATCAAAGAATTCCCCCGCCTCATTTTCCTTTGATACCACTGCTGGTTGTGGAGTTGCGGTTGGTGCTTTAACCTTGTCTGTTGCTATGGGGTCTGGTTGCATTGATACCGGTGGGGATGGAGGTGGTGCTGAAATGGTAGCTTGACTCAGGGGTGCTAGAGGGGTAGTTGTCTGTTCTTGGGATTTGTTTTGGAGCACTATGCCAGTGGCTCCCATGCTTCCTCCCCCTAAAAGTCCAAGGGCTGTGAGGGCTGTGTTGCCGGTGACGAGACCTCCGACCATAATTACTAGCCCACCGCCAAAGCCGAATAGGGTGAGGGGATTAAATTTGGGTGAGTTGTTATTCATTGTTTTTGGAGGGAAGTAATTGTGTGAATTGATGACTGATGTTAATGTCGGGGAAAAGGTTTTCCAGTCCCTTCTCTAGTGCTAAAAGGCTTGGTATTGCTGGGGCTTCTTTTTTAATTCCTAGCTTTTCTGCTAATTCTTCGTAGGCTCTATGTTTATATTTATCTATGATATTTTTACATTAGATTCAGTCTCCAGATTTCTTTCAAGGTTTTGATGTAAAGGTTATGATTATCTTCGACTATTGAAGGTGTCCATGCTGGGAAGCTCAAAATCCTAGTAGTTATAGGAAAAGTTACACTTCCTCCTTTTTGAAAATATTCATTTTTCTTTTTTTCAAAGCTGTAGTTACTACCAGAAGAGTTTTTCTTGCGGGAGAGTAAAGCCAAGTTTCCTAGACGGTTGACCCAGCGCTCGTGATTTTCCTGATTCCAGCCTAGTTCTTTCCATTCTGGAGTTAAAGTTTGAGGTAAAACGTGTTCTATAGTCAGGGTTTTACTGTTAAAACTTTCACTTTTACCATTCTCTGCTAGGGCTGAATCTAAGCGCAAAAGGATGTACTTTCTTCTTGTTTTATCTTTATACACTTCACCTTCGAGATATTCTCGAATTAATTTGTCTTGTTCTTCCGCACCTAGAGATTTAGAAATAGTATCAATTGCCTCTGCTGAACTCTTTTGAGTTGCGAGAATAATGGGTCGGTAAGCACGGGCACGGGCATTGATATCGAATCTTAAAAGCATGATTGCGGCGGCGAATCTTTCTAGCTCTATCAGGAACCGCAAAAGTTTACTAGATTCATTTTTGTATCTGATCATGAATGATATTAAAGGAGCTTTCCAGTCATCATTATCCATTAAGTCAAGCCAGCGTAGATAATCATTAATAAAGTTTTGTACTTCTTGATCTTCGCATTCATAATTTTGAGCATTGATAATTTCTAAAACTTTTGAGGAGGGAAGCAATAGCTCATCAACGAACTTAAAGACATAGTCTTTGGGATATTGTGCCGCATATTTTGGCAAAACTCTTTTCCTATACTCGGTTAAGACACTCTTGCTTGGCCTTTCTTGATATTCAATCCTAAAAATATATGCAAAAAGAGATTCAAATTGACTCCGCCCTAAATCTGCCTCCATACTATCCCAAATTTCCGTATATTCTTTGCGTTTTTCTCCATCATCCATCTTGGATATAATTTCTGCCTTAAGAATATCGTTATGAGTTAAGTTTAATCCACGACTATTGATGGTAGAAAATATACGATATGCTTTTTCAAAATCCTTTGTACTTACAACTACGAGATAGCAGTGCTCGAGGATTTTTTCAACAAAATCGGTAAGCCACTCATCTTTTTCCTTCTGATTACTGTCTTTAAACTTTATTTTCAACTGCTTGTCTAAAAACAGAGCATTATCTCTTATACGTATCTGACTATCAGACTCAAATCCTGAATCTTGCTTGATCAAGGTCTCTATGCCATTTAAAGAATATATACTCTCATTAAAAAATTTATTGTCTTGTTTTCTTATTGTAAGACTGGGTTTTTTATTGCCACGCATATCCTTGGCAAAAAACAGTTTTTCTATTTCCAAGGAAGGCACACTTAAAGGAGGAAGATGATGACGAATAGCAGCAAATAATATTGTTAGCGTAGTGAGTCTTTGTTGCCCATCAACGACCTCGGCTTCCGGTTTACGCTCTGGCTTCACTAAAACCATACTACCTAAAAAGTATTCTGGTTCTTCTTCATCTTTTTGGTCTAATGCATTAAGAAGATCATTCCAAAGATCTCCCACTTGGTCAGTTGTCCAAGCGTAAGGACGTTGGTATTCTGGAATTTTGAACTGATAGTCTTTAGGGGAAAATATACCGCGCAAGTTGTGTTCGTTAACTTGAATTGTCATAATAAATTGTACTTAAAATTAAACTAAATTATTAAACAGATAGTAGGGCTAAGCGCCACCGAGGATTTTGGCTAGAATCCAAATGAGGGCAAATATTAGTCCAAAGATAAGCCAGAACATAAATTTGAATAGTTCTCCCATAATTTTAGTCCTCTGGGGCAGTAACTTTGCGTTGATTGAGGTTAGTTTTGGCTTTTTATCGTACGAGACAATTACCATCGAATAATTTGTGCAGGGTGGCATCGGAAGTTTTGGGGTGTTCGGCGATCGCACACCATTCTAGCCAATCTCGACTGCGGTAGTTTTTGGCAAGGGCACCGGTGGGACAATGGGGGGAACGGAAAGCAATGAGACGAGGGTAGGTGGGGATAGAACTTTTGGTGAACTTTTCTAAATAGGAATCCACGATTAAATCTGTCGGTGGACAATAGAGATTATCTGCTACAGCACAGTGTATATTCCCATCTTTATCAGTAGCGAGTTGAGTTAGTACTGAATCCTGAACAATTCGGATTTGAGGCTACATTAAAGCGTACCCACCGGTCCAACAAAGCTAAATCCTTTAATTTCGGCCAGACATACCTAAAAAAATCTGTTACCAGTTCATTTTCTTGCCACGGGACCCGCCGCTTTAACCCTTGCTCTTCCCAGATTGGTTCGACCTCCACCCCACTATTAACATGGAGCTTCGCTGCCATAGCCACATCCCAATCCCCAGGCTGGCTCAACCCCTGCAACACATCCACCGGCACATTCGGATTAATCAACAACGACTGCAACGTTTTCTCATCCCTATTGGCCGCCGCCCAACGCAAAAAACTAACCGGAGCCACTTCCCTCTTGAGCAAACTATTGAGGGAAGACTTGGGAAACTCCGACAACAGATTGGGATTTTCGATCAACAAAATATCGAACACCGGATTGTCCAACAATTGCTCCGGGAACAGGGAACCCAGTTTCAGTAACACCTCCGTCGGCGTATTGGGATTACTGACCAGAGCTTTGAGCAGGGGCTTATCGCTGGTGTGGCTCAGCTCCTCCAACAAATCCGGTGGCGCCATATAATTGGCCGCTACTAGCTTGGCCAACTTTGGGTCTTGGGCCAGTTCCCGCAGACGCTCTGGGCTAGTGGTTTCCGACTGGGCTTCCGCACGGGGAGTGAGCTTCTTGGCTGTAGGTATGATAGTCACCAGGGATATATCTACTATTAAGACATATCTCCGTGGGAGTGGAGCAGGGGTTTACAAAACGTAACTGGATTCAGCAAAAAATAATTTTGTTCTTTGGTGGAGCAAATAGATACAGCATACTTGCTCACGAAAAAAGGCCTTCAATTTTAACTCTGTGGTAACATTTAGGTCACTAAGCAATCTTGAACAATGAATGTCCAAGAATATCTCACAGTTAATGGTTCTAGTCCATTTCAGTCCTGGTTTAACCAACTAAACCCCCAGGCCGCCGCCAAAATACGGGTGGCGATCGCCCTTATCATTGTCCATGCAGGGAAGCAAATCATCCGTCATATCGATCAAAGCTTTGGGAAAAGCCCGATTCATTACCTGATTTAATCCATCTGCCTGAATCCTATTCATACGACCATCTTTAACCAGATTTTGGAAAGCACCAGCCAATATTTCGTCAGTCCAGCGCACCTGATACAAACCTGCTTCAGCTGCACAAAGCAGAGTATCCCGCAGGTACATTGGGTACAGTACACAAGAATCTAGCACCACTGGGAAAAGAACCATTGAAAATCCTAAATTTTCTCAGCCTGATAAAAACCGAGTTCCTGGCTAGTAGCAATTAATTCTGTTAAAGCAATCTGGCGATCGCCGTCTCGTTTTTGTCGATAATCAAGAATATCCTCCGCTTTGATTCTGCGATGGGAACCAATTTTAGTAAAAGGAATTTTTTCTTGATCTAAAAGTTTGTAGAGATAAGGACGGGAAATATTCAGTAAATTGGCCGCTTCTTGAGTAGTTAAATAATGTTTCTGGGGAATGAGTGTAATCCCTTTTCCCTGAGCTAATAAGGGGGTAACCTGTCTCAGCACTTGATAGAGAGATTCCGGCAAATAAATTTCTTCCCCATCCATACCAACCAATAAATGAATCATAGTTATCGTCGTTAACCCCTAGGAAAAACCCTAGCCCCGAC from Synechocystis sp. PCC 6714 includes the following:
- a CDS encoding DUF262 domain-containing protein — its product is MTIQVNEHNLRGIFSPKDYQFKIPEYQRPYAWTTDQVGDLWNDLLNALDQKDEEEPEYFLGSMVLVKPERKPEAEVVDGQQRLTTLTILFAAIRHHLPPLSVPSLEIEKLFFAKDMRGNKKPSLTIRKQDNKFFNESIYSLNGIETLIKQDSGFESDSQIRIRDNALFLDKQLKIKFKDSNQKEKDEWLTDFVEKILEHCYLVVVSTKDFEKAYRIFSTINSRGLNLTHNDILKAEIISKMDDGEKRKEYTEIWDSMEADLGRSQFESLFAYIFRIEYQERPSKSVLTEYRKRVLPKYAAQYPKDYVFKFVDELLLPSSKVLEIINAQNYECEDQEVQNFINDYLRWLDLMDNDDWKAPLISFMIRYKNESSKLLRFLIELERFAAAIMLLRFDINARARAYRPIILATQKSSAEAIDTISKSLGAEEQDKLIREYLEGEVYKDKTRRKYILLRLDSALAENGKSESFNSKTLTIEHVLPQTLTPEWKELGWNQENHERWVNRLGNLALLSRKKNSSGSNYSFEKKKNEYFQKGGSVTFPITTRILSFPAWTPSIVEDNHNLYIKTLKEIWRLNLM
- a CDS encoding helix-turn-helix domain-containing protein, with protein sequence MIHLLVGMDGEEIYLPESLYQVLRQVTPLLAQGKGITLIPQKHYLTTQEAANLLNISRPYLYKLLDQEKIPFTKIGSHRRIKAEDILDYRQKRDGDRQIALTELIATSQELGFYQAEKI